TTTGCCTGTGGGGAATTAATATGGCTTTACTTGGCAAAAAACCTGGATTCATATCAAGAATATAGGAAAAACTATAAAAACAAAAATAAGAGCTTAAAATAAAAATATAAATGATATAGATTTGCCATCAATCGTTTTTTTTGACAAATACAAGGATTCCTATGGGTTTAAAAATTTTATAAAAGTATTATAATAAAGTTAAGGTTAGGCAAGGTCAGTAAAACTTCCGAGTTTTTTATTTGCTGGTGAGGTGAGGGTTTTATGGCAAACATATCAGAATTAATAGAGAAATACATTAAAGAACTGATTCAGGTTAGCCCATGTGACTATGTTGAACTCCAAAGGAACGAATTGGCGGCCCAGTTTAAGTGTGTACCTTCCCAGATTAATTACGTACTTGCTACTCGGTTTTCCAGTCAAAATGGCTATATTGTAGAGAGTCGAAGGGGAGGGGGCGGCTTTATAAGAGTTGTTAAGATCCCCCTAGATCAACATAATGACCCGGCTGCACAAATTTATCATTTAGTAGGGGACGATATTAACCAATCCCAGGCTGAAAAAATTATCAAAAGACTAGCAGAAGAAGAATTTATTACTCAAAGGGAAGCACTTATTTTTAAAGCTGTTATCGACAGAAACGTTTTACGAATGGGATTACCCTGGCGAGATAATCTAAGGGCCCAGCTTCTAAGGGCAATGTTAGGGGCAATATTTCGAGAAAGATAGAAGGAGGTTTTACCCATGCTTTGTGATCGTTGTCAAAAGAGGCCCGCTGAGGTGCATTTTACACAGATCATTAATAATTCCAAAAAACAAATGAATTTGTGTTCTACCTGTGCTTCGGAACTGCAAGCCGGGAGCTTAGGGTTTGCTCCTCAATTAAATTTACATGACTTTTTAGCAGGTTTAATAAACCACCATTTTACAGGTTCCAGTATACAAACCAATGCTTTACCGCAGATGCGATGTGAGAAGTGTGGTTCTACGGAAGCCCAGGTGGCGAAGACTGGGTTATTTGGCTGCAGTGAATGTTACAGTCAAATTGGAGAGAGGGTTAGGCCGCTATTAAAAAGAATTCATGGCAGCAGTATTCATACTGGTAAGGTTCCCAAGAGAACTGGTGGAACGGCCCTTATTGCTAAAGAGATTAGAATATTAAAGAATCAGCTTCAGAATGCGATAAAATATGAGGAATTTGAAGAAGCAGCCAGCATTCGAGATCGTATTAAAGAACTGGAACAAAAGCTCCAATAGGGGGGATAAGCAATGTCGTTAAAGGAAACAGTTAGCAATCCATATAGTAAGTGGTTAGAGGCAACGGGGCCGGAAAATGATGTAATAATCAGTAGCAGGGTACGTTTGGCTAGGAATTTAATGGGATACCCCTTTCCTCATGTATTGGGTCATGAGAATGCAGATAAAGTACTCTATGCAGTTCAGTCAGCCGTTGCTCAAAAGTCTTTGCAAGAAGCCGTGGGAAATTTAGAGCTGTCCCGGATGACTGAATTATCCTCCATAGAAAGACAAATACTAGTAGAGAAGCATTTAATTAGCCCGGATATGCTTGAACAGCCTGAAAAACGGGGAGTTGTTTTAAGGGACGATGAAGTAATTAGTATTATGGTGAACGAAGAAGACCATTTACGAATTCAATGCCTGTTGCCTGGCCTACAGCTAAAGGAATGCTGGGATTTGGCAAATACCGTTGATGACGGCCTTGAACAAATAATAGACTATGCCTTTGCCAAAGAACAGGGTTATCTTACATCTTGTCCTACAAATATTGGTACTGGTTTAAGAGCGTCAGTCATGTTACATTTGCCCGCTTTGGTTATGACCCGGCAAATTAATGCGGTTCTTACCACTTTATCAAAGTTAGGTTTAACCGTAAGAGGACTGTATGGAGAGGGGACCCAGGCTACGGGCAACCTGTTCCAAGTTTCTAACCAAGTAACATTAGGGCTAACTGAAGAAGAAATTATAGATAATCTAATCACGGTGGCTCTACAACTGGTAACGCAGGAAAGAGCTGCAAGAAGGGCGCTACATAAAGAGCAACTACATCAGATTGAAGATAAAGTATGGCGGGCCTATGGTTTGTTAAAATATGCTCGTACAATGACATCCAATGAGACCATGACTCTGTTATCTGATATGCGGCTAGGGGTTGACCTGGGAGTCATAACTGGGATTCCACCTGGTATTATTATGGAGTTAATCATTCTAAGCAGGCCAGCTTTTTTAAGTAAAGTGAAAGGGGCCGATTTAAATCCCTATCAAAGGGATATCTTTAGAGCCACTCTAATACGGGAACGGCTAAACTCTTTGTCAAATGAATAGGAGGTAAAGCTATGTTTCAAAGATTTACCCAGAGAGCACAGAAAGTATTAATTTTAGCCCAGGAAGAGGCTCGTAGGCTAAAATACCCCTATATTGGCACTGAACATATTCTTCTTGGACTTATCCGTGAAGGGGAGGGCATTGCAGCCAGAGCCCTTGAACAAATGAATATAAATGCGGACAAAGTAAAAACCACTGTGGAGCAAATTGTGGAAATAGGAAATGAAGCTGTATCCGGTGAAATACCCCCAACCCCTAGGGCAAAAAAGGTATTGGAACTGGCAGTGGAGGAATCCCGAAGTATGGGACATAACTATGTTGGGACCGAGCACCTACTGTTAGGGCTTGTTAAAGAGGGAGAAGGGGTCGCTGCCCAGGTTTTAGTTTCACTGGGGGCAGATTTAGGAAAGGTTCGACAGCAAGTTATTAACATGTTGGGGAGTGGGGGGGGTCAGACCCCTGGTGGAAACGGTCAAGGCTGCCCCGCGGGTGGATGTAAGACTGTTAGTTTGGATCAATTCAGTCGCGACTTAACTAGATTGGCCAAGGAAGAAAAATTGGACCCTGTTGTTGGAAGGGCAAAGGAAATTGAACGAGTCATACAAGTGCTTTCCCGCCGTACAAAGAATAATCCTGTTTTAATTGGTGAACCCGGAGTAGGGAAAACCGCCATTGCAGAAGGCCTGGCTCAACGTATTATAGAAGGTAACGTACCAGAGATATTACTAAATCGTAGGGTTGTTACATTGGATTTAGCAGCCATGGTTGCAGGTACCAAATATCGAGGTGAGTTTGAAGACCGCCTAAAAAAAATCATGGAAGAAATTCGACAAGCAGGTAATATCATTGTATTTATTGATGAATTACACACGTTAATTGGTGCTGGGGCCGCAGAGGGCGCCATTGATGCGGCCAATATTCTTAAACCGGCCTTGGCCAGAGGTGAAATACAAACCATTGGTGCCACGACTCTAGATGAGTATAGAAAATATATAGAAAAGGATTCAGCTTTAGAGAGACGTTTCCAACCGATTCAAGTGGATGAACCCACCGTAGAAGAGACCCTTCAGATTTTAAAAGGAATCCGGGATAAATATGAAGCGCATCATCGTGTTAGTATTACTGATGAGGCCTTGGAGGCAGCAGCTAAATTATCAGATCGTTACATTACTGACCGGTTTTTACCTGACAAGGCCATCGATTTAATAGATGAATCCGCTTCCCGTGTAAGGATCAAGGCCTTTACTGCGCCACCAGATTTAAAACAGAAAGAAAAGGACCTTGAAGAAATCCGCAAGGAAAAGGAGTCAGCCATTAACAACCAGGAGTTTGAAAAAGCCGCTGAGTTAAGGGATCGAGAGCAGGCCTTGTTGACCGAAATTAATCAGGCCAGAGAGAATTGGAACCAAACCAAGGGGGGCAATAACCTAGTTGTTTCCGAGCAGGATATTGCTCATATTGTTGCCAGTTGGACTGGTGTACCAGTACAGAAAATAGCCCAAGAAGAATCTGAAAAACTTCTTAACCTAGAGGAAGTTCTTCACCGGAGAGTGGTGGGGCAGGATGATGCGGTAAAGGCCGTTTCCCGAGCTGTACGCAGAGCTAGGGCGGGCCTAAAAGACCCTAAGCGCCCTGTGGGCTCCTTTATCTTCCTTGGTCCCACAGGTGTTGGGAAAACCGAGTTGGCCAGGGCACTGGCAGAGTCCCTTTTCGGAGATGAAGATGCATTAGTTCGGATAGATATGTCCGAATATATGGAAAAGCATGCGGTATCCCGGCTGGTGGGTGCGCCTCCTGGTTATGTTGGCTATGATGAGGGCGGACAATTGACAGAGGCCGTTCGCAGAAAGCCCTACTCCGTAGTACTGCTGGATGAAATTGAAAAGGCACATCCCGATGTATTTAACATCCTGCTTCAGGTACTGGAAGATGGTCGATTAACAGATTCTAGAGGTCGTGTGGTGGATTTCCGTAATACTGTTATTATCATGACTTCCAACGTTGGTCTATCCACCATTAAGTCTGTGGGTAAGGTTGGCTTTGCTGCCACTGCCCAAGACCAAGCAGATTACGAGAAAATGAAGGAGCGGGTGGAAGAGGGTCTTAAACGTACTTTTCGGCCCGAGTTTCTCAACCGTATTGATGAAACCATTGTATTCCATCCCCTGACCCGTGAGCACATTCAACAAATTGTGGATCTAATGCTGCAGGAAGTAGCCCAGCGGATGGAAGAACACGAGGTTTACCTGTCCTTCACTGAAGGCGCTAAGGAGATTTTGGCCCAAGTAGGATACAGTGAAGAATACGGTGCCAGACCGCTCCGTAGAGAAATCCAACGCAGGGTGGAGGATCATCTTTCAGAAGAGCTAATTAAGGGTACTTTTAAGAAAGGTGAGCGGGTTGTTATCGGTGCTGAAGGCGGGCAAATTATTGTGGGAAAGGAAGAATAGTATACTAAGTAAAAGAGGTAGTTCCTGCTGAACTACCTCTTTTAGGTATTACCTGAATCCGTAAAGTAATTTTCTGCCTCACCCCATAATTTATAGGGAAATGAAGGAATATGTAGAAATATACATCTAATCGATATTTCTAATCTTCACCTCAGGGGTGCAACATGAAAAAGATAAGAAACAAGAAAATCAAAACCAAAAACAGAGACGATGATAGGCTCACTATCTTTGAAATTGAACAAGGTGACGAAGAGCTAACCACCCATTCGGGCTTAGCTCTTATCGGAGCCTTACTGACTAATACCAAGATAAAAACACGACTGAACAATACAATGTCTGCTGAACAAAAGAAACCCCATATTTCTAATGGAAGTGTTGGTATTGCCTACATTGGCTTGTTATGCCAAGGCAAGAGTGATTTTGACCACATTGAACCCTTTCGAGAAGATAATTTCTTTGCAATCTCGTTAAACATCAAAGAGACACCGTCAAGCCCAACCCTTCGCCAACGATTAGATATGGTTGCTAAAGATAAGCAATGGAATAATATCCTGTTGGAAGAATCTGCGGGGCTAATCAAAAAAACAAATGCACCACTAACCCCAGTGTACCTGGGTCAAGAAAATAGAGCTTATCTTCCACTAGATATTGATGTGTCTCCCTTTGATAACTCCAACACCAAAAAAGAAGGGGTCTCCCGCACCTACAAAGGCACCGATGGTTACGCTCCCATCTTTGCATATCTAGCAAAGGAAGGTTATTGCGTAAATACTGAGCTACGCCAAGGGAGTGAACATTGCCAAAAGAACACCTCAGAATTCGTTGCCGAAAGCATTCGCTATGCCAGAAAAATTACCCAGTTGCCTTTGCTTTTAAGGATGGACTCAGGCAATGACAGCGCTAGTAATATTGAAATTTGCTTAAATGATGATACTAAGGCTGATTTCATTATTAAGCGAAACCTTCGCAAAGAAACCCCTGAAGGGTGGCTACTATTGGCAAAGAACAATAAAGATATTTACTGCCAGGAACGTGAAGGTAAAAAAGTCTACTATGGTTCCATGATGAAATACAAAAAGGAGCTGAAAAGAGAAATCAGGGTAGTTTACAAAATTACCGAAAGAACCTTTGGTAAAGATGGCCAGATATTTCTCGTACCCCAGGTGGAGGCAGAAACCTATTGGACCTCATTGCCAGACCCTCCACATGTAATCGAAAGACTATACCACGAACATGGCACCAGTGAGCAGTTTCACAGCGAACTTAAGACAGACCTGGATTTAGAAAGACTGCCCTCTGGCAAATTTGACACTAACAACCTAATACTACATTTTGGAGTAGTGGCCTACAATCTGTTGCGCATGATAGGACAATCAACAACTAGAATGCAGCATGTGCCCTTGCGAAAGCAGGCAGAACGCCGTAGGATTAGGACGGTGATTCAGAACTTAATCACGTTGGCATCACGGTTAGTTTCACATGCAAGAAAGAAGAAATTACGATTTGGAAAGCACAGTCCCTGGTTTGAAACATTTAAACAAGCTTACTCTGTGTGTTTAGCAAGATAGAAATATCCACAGAACGATAAAACTTTGCACTAAAAGGAGTGCTTAGATTTTTATTGCCAAATTTAAGCTCAATACTATTGAGAGATTCATTAAATGCTAGTGGCAATTCTTAAAATATAAATTTTTACATATTTTACTGAAAGATAAGGTTACAGAATAGGTAACTCACGGATTCAGGTATTATCTAACAAATAAACTGCAACATTTACATATTGTGGAATTATTTTGCTAACGGGGGCAGGAATTTATGTAAGAGGTATCGAATGACAGGCCTTGTGGATTATCTATGGAAGCCAAAGTTATTTCTATTATGGAGGTTTTTTGTTGCGAAATAAAACGACCTATGCCTGCCAGAATTGTGGACATCAGACAGCCAGATGGATGGGAAGGTGCCCCGGTTGTGGTGAGTGGAATACATTGGTGGAAGAACGGACTGCTGTTGAAAGCAAAAAGCTACGGGGAATTTCGGGTACTGGTCCTGTTCCTGTAACTGAAATTATTATTACGGAAGAGGAACGATATGCCACAGGTCTTGTAGAGTTGGATCGGGTATTAGGGGGAGGTTTGGTACCGGGTTCACTGGTTCTTGTAGGAGGGGACCCTGGCATCGGGAAATCTACCCTACTTTTACAGGCAGCCTCTGCCATTGCAGCGGGTACCCGTAAAGTCCTATACGTCTCTGGAGAAGAATCAGCCCGACAAATCAAGATGAGGGCAGAACGAATTGGGGCCCTGCACCCAAATCTGTACTTAATGGCTGAAACGGATATGTCTGTAGTTGAGAGAGTTATAAAGGAAACAACTTTTTCAGCAGTGGTTGTGGATTCCATTCAAACAGTATATCAGCCAGAAATTTCGTCTGCCCCAGGCAGTGTTTCTCAAGTAAGGGAATGTACAGGTATGCTGATGAAATTGGCCAAGGGAAGTGGCGTTCCTATTTTTGTCGTGGGGCATGTTACAAAGGAGGGAACGTTGGCCGGACCCCGGGTGCTGG
This genomic interval from Desulforamulus reducens MI-1 contains the following:
- a CDS encoding CtsR family transcriptional regulator is translated as MANISELIEKYIKELIQVSPCDYVELQRNELAAQFKCVPSQINYVLATRFSSQNGYIVESRRGGGGFIRVVKIPLDQHNDPAAQIYHLVGDDINQSQAEKIIKRLAEEEFITQREALIFKAVIDRNVLRMGLPWRDNLRAQLLRAMLGAIFRER
- a CDS encoding UvrB/UvrC motif-containing protein; translation: MLCDRCQKRPAEVHFTQIINNSKKQMNLCSTCASELQAGSLGFAPQLNLHDFLAGLINHHFTGSSIQTNALPQMRCEKCGSTEAQVAKTGLFGCSECYSQIGERVRPLLKRIHGSSIHTGKVPKRTGGTALIAKEIRILKNQLQNAIKYEEFEEAASIRDRIKELEQKLQ
- a CDS encoding protein arginine kinase — its product is MSLKETVSNPYSKWLEATGPENDVIISSRVRLARNLMGYPFPHVLGHENADKVLYAVQSAVAQKSLQEAVGNLELSRMTELSSIERQILVEKHLISPDMLEQPEKRGVVLRDDEVISIMVNEEDHLRIQCLLPGLQLKECWDLANTVDDGLEQIIDYAFAKEQGYLTSCPTNIGTGLRASVMLHLPALVMTRQINAVLTTLSKLGLTVRGLYGEGTQATGNLFQVSNQVTLGLTEEEIIDNLITVALQLVTQERAARRALHKEQLHQIEDKVWRAYGLLKYARTMTSNETMTLLSDMRLGVDLGVITGIPPGIIMELIILSRPAFLSKVKGADLNPYQRDIFRATLIRERLNSLSNE
- a CDS encoding ATP-dependent Clp protease ATP-binding subunit codes for the protein MFQRFTQRAQKVLILAQEEARRLKYPYIGTEHILLGLIREGEGIAARALEQMNINADKVKTTVEQIVEIGNEAVSGEIPPTPRAKKVLELAVEESRSMGHNYVGTEHLLLGLVKEGEGVAAQVLVSLGADLGKVRQQVINMLGSGGGQTPGGNGQGCPAGGCKTVSLDQFSRDLTRLAKEEKLDPVVGRAKEIERVIQVLSRRTKNNPVLIGEPGVGKTAIAEGLAQRIIEGNVPEILLNRRVVTLDLAAMVAGTKYRGEFEDRLKKIMEEIRQAGNIIVFIDELHTLIGAGAAEGAIDAANILKPALARGEIQTIGATTLDEYRKYIEKDSALERRFQPIQVDEPTVEETLQILKGIRDKYEAHHRVSITDEALEAAAKLSDRYITDRFLPDKAIDLIDESASRVRIKAFTAPPDLKQKEKDLEEIRKEKESAINNQEFEKAAELRDREQALLTEINQARENWNQTKGGNNLVVSEQDIAHIVASWTGVPVQKIAQEESEKLLNLEEVLHRRVVGQDDAVKAVSRAVRRARAGLKDPKRPVGSFIFLGPTGVGKTELARALAESLFGDEDALVRIDMSEYMEKHAVSRLVGAPPGYVGYDEGGQLTEAVRRKPYSVVLLDEIEKAHPDVFNILLQVLEDGRLTDSRGRVVDFRNTVIIMTSNVGLSTIKSVGKVGFAATAQDQADYEKMKERVEEGLKRTFRPEFLNRIDETIVFHPLTREHIQQIVDLMLQEVAQRMEEHEVYLSFTEGAKEILAQVGYSEEYGARPLRREIQRRVEDHLSEELIKGTFKKGERVVIGAEGGQIIVGKEE
- a CDS encoding IS1380-like element ISDre4 family transposase, whose protein sequence is MKKIRNKKIKTKNRDDDRLTIFEIEQGDEELTTHSGLALIGALLTNTKIKTRLNNTMSAEQKKPHISNGSVGIAYIGLLCQGKSDFDHIEPFREDNFFAISLNIKETPSSPTLRQRLDMVAKDKQWNNILLEESAGLIKKTNAPLTPVYLGQENRAYLPLDIDVSPFDNSNTKKEGVSRTYKGTDGYAPIFAYLAKEGYCVNTELRQGSEHCQKNTSEFVAESIRYARKITQLPLLLRMDSGNDSASNIEICLNDDTKADFIIKRNLRKETPEGWLLLAKNNKDIYCQEREGKKVYYGSMMKYKKELKREIRVVYKITERTFGKDGQIFLVPQVEAETYWTSLPDPPHVIERLYHEHGTSEQFHSELKTDLDLERLPSGKFDTNNLILHFGVVAYNLLRMIGQSTTRMQHVPLRKQAERRRIRTVIQNLITLASRLVSHARKKKLRFGKHSPWFETFKQAYSVCLAR